A genomic region of Raphanus sativus cultivar WK10039 chromosome 6, ASM80110v3, whole genome shotgun sequence contains the following coding sequences:
- the LOC108812839 gene encoding serine/threonine-protein kinase D6PK: MLDMERVAELKRLPSKAPLSTRQQYLDFESRDNVTHSREPAARYNNNKGVRPANPTTTTTLGRELSQVLNVHREDDTMMMMMADFQEFEPVVRPMMESSSKYPLLEIEEVVADDEPGSSSFRGVSHPPEPDDMDLITTVYVPTSKGPFLEEPAASPFSAARASQNTDNSLPPLDSDKECVWDASTNASPHNSSAESVNFARAMSMANSTSAATTTQRNDVVLSMDKSYNMVFDSFESRRASDSSCLSEESSWSNFTGSLNKPHKGNDPRWNAILAIRTRDGVLGMSHFKLLRRLGCGDIGSVYLAELSGTRCHFAVKVMDKASLENRKKLNRAQTEREILQLLDHPFLPTLYTHFETDRFSCLVMEYCPGGDLHTLRQRQPGKHFSEYAARFYAAEVLLALEYLHMLGVVYRDLKPENVLVRDDGHIMLSDFDLSLRCAVSPTLIKTFDSDPSRRGGAFCVQPACIEPTSSCIIQPSCFLPRRIFPSRKNKTRKTQTDLFKSHHSGSLPELVAEPNTRSMSFVGTHEYLAPEIIKGEGHGSAVDWWTFGIFVHELLYGKTPFKGSGNRATLFNVVGEQLKFPESPATSYAGRDLVQALLVKDPKSRLGTKRGATEIKQHPFFEGVNWALIRCGTPPEVPRMMETEPPPKYGPIDPVGFGSNSKRMMGPPPPPVSAAASAGGGAGGDTKAGGKFLDFEFF; encoded by the exons ATGCTGGATATGGAAAGAGTTGCTGAGCTCAAGAGGCTTCCTAGTAAAGCTCCTCTCTCAACAAGACAACAATACTTAGACTTTGAAAGCAGAGACAACGTTACACATTCCAGGGAACCAGCTGCTcgttacaacaacaacaagggaGTAAGACCAGCGAATCCCACCACCACGACGACGTTAGGGAGAGAGCTAAGCCAAGTTCTGAATGTGCATAGAGAAGATGatacgatgatgatgatgatggctgACTTTCAGGAGTTTGAGCCTGTGGTCAGGCCAATGATGGAGTCATCATCAAAGTATCCTCTGCTGGAGATTGAAGAGGTCGTGGCTGATGATGAACCCGGTTCCAGCTCATTCCGTGGCGTTAGTCATCCTCCAGAGCCCGACGACATGGATCTCATAACAACCGTTTACGTCCCTACTTCCAAAGGACCTTTCCTCGAGGAGCCTGCAGCATCTCCCTTCTCCGCGGCTCGCGCGTCTCAGAACACGGATAACTCTCTCCCACCCCTTGATTCGGACAAGGAATGCGTCTGGGACGCTAGCACGAACGCTAGCCCGCATAACAGCAGCGCGGAGAGCGTGAACTTCGCCAGAGCGATGAGTATGGCTAACAGCACCTCTGCAGCTACTACTACGCAGAGGAACGACGTTGTGCTTAGCATGGACAAAAGCTACAACATGGTGTTCGATTCGTTCGAGAGCAGGAGAGCGAGCGACAGCAGCTGCTTGAGCGAAGAGAGCAGCTGGAGCAACTTCACGGGGAGTCTCAACAAGCCGCACAAAGGGAACGATCCGAGGTGGAACGCGATCTTGGCGATCAGGACGAGGGACGGTGTTCTAGGGATGAGCCACTTCAAGCTGCTGAGACGGTTGGGGTGTGGCGATATAGGGAGCGTGTATCTGGCTGAGCTGAGCGGGACGAGGTGTCATTTCGCTGTGAAAGTGATGGACAAGGCTTCGCTTGAGAACAGGAAGAAGCTGAACCGAGCTCAGACCGAGAGGGAGATTCTTCAGCTGTTGGATCATCCGTTTCTGCCGACGTTGTATACTCATTTTGAGACGGATAGGTTCTCTTGTTTGGTTATGGAGTATTGTCCTGGTGGTGATCTTCATACTTTGAGACAGCGCCAGCCTGGGAAGCATTTCTCCGAGTATGCTGCTCg GTTTTACGCTGCAGAGGTGTTACTAGCACTCGAGTATCTCCACATGCTAGGTGTTGTCTACAGAGACTTGAAACCCGAGAACGTTCTGGTTCGAGACGATGGTCACATAATGCTCTCAGACTTCGATCTCTCCCTGAGATGCGCTGTTTCTCCAACACTCATCAAAACCTTCGACTCAGATCCATCAAGACGAGGTGGCGCCTTCTGCGTTCAACCAGCTTGCATCGAGCCTACGTCATCTTGCATCATCCAACCCTCGTGCTTCCTACCTCGCCGCATCTTCCCTAGCAGAAAGAACAAGACTCGCAAAACGCAGACTGATCTCTTCAAGTCACACCACTCGGGCTCTCTCCCGGAGCTGGTAGCCGAGCCTAACACGAGGTCGATGTCCTTCGTGGGGACGCACGAGTACTTAGCTCCGGAGATCATCAAAGGAGAAGGACACGGGAGCGCGGTGGACTGGTGGACTTTCGGTATCTTCGTGCACGAGCTTTTGTACGGTAAGACGCCGTTTAAAGGGTCGGGAAACAGAGCGACTCTGTTCAACGTGGTGGGAGAACAGCTGAAGTTCCCTGAGTCGCCGGCCACTAGCTACGCGGGGAGGGACTTGGTTCAGGCGTTGCTGGTGAAAGATCCGAAGAGCAGGTTGGGGACGAAGAGAGGAGCGACGGAGATAAAGCAGCATCCGTTTTTCGAAGGAGTGAACTGGGCGTTGATAAGGTGTGGTACTCCTCCTGAAGTGCCGAGAATGATGGAGACCGAACCGCCTCCCAAGTATGGACCGATTGATCCTGTTGGGTTTGGTAGTAATAGCAAGAGAATGATgggaccaccaccaccaccagtatCAGCAGCAGcatcagcaggaggaggagCAGGGGGAGATACCAAAGCTGGTGGTAAATTTCtagattttgagtttttctgA
- the LOC108808802 gene encoding uncharacterized protein LOC108808802: MSNLTKLEINALDITGNNYMTWAVGARMHLRGSGLLETIDNTKTVSDEKKAKAMIFLRHHIHDGLKDEYITKEDPGDLWQSLKERFDHQKYVILPKAKHEWIHLRFQDYKSVSEFNSAMFGITSRMMLCGEKISDYDMIEKTLSTFHPENVVLQQQYRVNGFKRYSELMQILLVAEQNNQLVLLNHQARPTGSAPFPEVNVASSSYDNWRGRGRGRGRGRNHGRGRGRGRRFRPYDERNKKDSQENERGRDDKRQTEKVCYRCGMKGHWVRTCRTPRHLADLYRESQKGKEKSGGETNFISDEPGPSFHGLNDDTHLDVSDFLVEPENIDV, translated from the coding sequence ATGTCGAATTTGACAAAGCTCGAAATTAATGCCCTGGATATTACGGGAAATAATTATATGACCTGGGCAGTAGGTGCAAGAATGCACCTAAGAGGTAGCGGGCTTTTGGAAACCATCGATAATACTAAAACGGTGTCGGATGAGAAAAAGGCTAAAGCCATGATATTTTTACGACACCACATACATGATGGTTTAAAAGATGAATATATTACAAAAGAGGATCCTGGGGACCTCTGGCAATCTCTTAAAGAGAGGTTTGATCACCAGAAGTATGTGATCTTACCAAAAGCCAAACACGAGTGGATCCATCTCCGGTTCCAGGACTACAAAAGTGTAAGTGAGTTTAATTCTGCTATGTTCGGAATTACCTCGAGGATGATGTTATGTGGAGAGAAAATAAGCGATTATGATATGATCGAGAAAACTCTCTCCACGTTCCATCCTGAAAATGTAGTCCTGCAGCAACAGTACCGGGTGAATGGATTTAAGCGTTACTCGGAGTTGATGCAAATCCTCCTTGTGGCGGAACAAAATAATCAACTCGTGTTGTTAAACCATCAGGCTCGTCCCACTGGATCTGCTCCATTCCCCGAAGTGAATGTTGCATCATCCAGTTATGATAATTGGAGAGGACGAGGACGTGGACGTGGTCGAGGTCGAAATCATGGTCGTgggagaggacgaggaagaagattcCGTCCGTAtgatgaaagaaataaaaaggacTCCCAAGAGAATGAAAGGGGCCGGGATGATAAAAGGCAAACAGAAAAGGTTTGCTACAGATGCGGCATGAAAGGTCATTGGGTACGTACTTGTCGTACGCCAAGACACTTAGCCGATCTGTATAGAGAATCCcaaaagggaaaagagaaaagtGGAGGTGAAACGAATTTCATCTCTGATGAACCCGGGCCATCCTTTCATGGTTTAAATGATGATACTCATCTCGACGTATCAGATTTTCTGGTTGAGCCAGAAAACATCGATGTGTGA
- the LOC108809682 gene encoding ethylene-responsive transcription factor 13 has product MSGFDYNDSADPVDNGVNPPVFYRNPSFSNVILNDSWSDLPLSVDDSQDMAIYNTLRDAVSSGWTPTVPPVSSPAEVTVREEKTETVVVSSEASGSKAPPRQKGVQYRGVRRRPWGKFAAEIRDPKKNGARVWLGTYETPEDAAVAYDRAAFQLKGSKAKLNFPHLIGTCQYEPVRIRPRRRSPEPSVSDYSSPEQKSVGHVEDGESSSDLDFSVNQSAYTYFDNRQ; this is encoded by the coding sequence ATGTCGGGTTTTGACTACAACGACTCAGCTGATCCTGTCGATAACGGCGTTAACCCACCCGTTTTCTACCGGAACCCTAGTTTCAGCAACGTCATATTAAACGATAGCTGGAGCGACTTGCCATTAAGCGTCGACGACTCGCAAGACATGGCCATTTACAACACTCTCCGCGACGCCGTCAGCTCCGGCTGGACACCCACCGTTCCTCCCGTCTCCTCTCCCGCGGAAGTTACCGTGAGAGAGGAGAAGACGGAGACGGTGGTCGTGTCGTCGGAAGCGAGTGGTTCCAAGGCTCCCCCGAGGCAGAAGGGAGTGCAGTACAGGGGAGTGAGGAGGAGGCCGTGGGGGAAGTTCGCGGCGGAGATCAGGGATCCGAAAAAGAACGGCGCTAGGGTTTGGCTCGGGACTTACGAGACGCCGGAAGACGCGGCGGTGGCTTACGACCGAGCGGCGTTTCAGCTTAAGGGATCCAAAGCTAAGCTTAACTTTCCACATTTGATTGGTACTTGTCAGTACGAGCCGGTTAGGATCAGGCCTCGCCGTCGTTCGCCGGAACCTTCTGTCTCCGATTACTCATCGCCGGAGCAGAAGAGTGTAGGCCACGTGGAAGACGGAGAATCTAGCTCGGATTTGGATTTCAGTGTGAATCAATCGGCTTATACGTATTTTGATAATCGGCAATGA